One stretch of Priestia megaterium DNA includes these proteins:
- a CDS encoding GNAT family N-acetyltransferase: protein MTWCIKLFQELTNDELYEILQVRTAIFVVEQKCAYLEVDGKDKLAYHLFKKENEKIIAYLRVLPKGISYREASLGRIIVKQAQRGTGLGRELVARGINFLENELHEKTIKIQAQSRLQTFYESFGFRPISDIYSDEGLPHVDMLKTP from the coding sequence ATGACTTGGTGCATAAAATTATTTCAAGAGCTGACAAACGATGAGCTTTATGAAATTCTACAGGTTCGCACCGCTATTTTTGTTGTCGAACAGAAGTGTGCTTACTTAGAAGTAGATGGAAAAGACAAACTTGCTTATCACTTGTTCAAAAAAGAGAATGAGAAAATTATTGCATACCTTAGAGTTTTACCAAAAGGAATTAGCTATCGGGAAGCTTCTCTTGGGCGCATTATTGTAAAACAAGCACAGCGCGGTACAGGTCTCGGAAGAGAACTAGTAGCAAGAGGAATTAATTTTCTAGAGAATGAGTTGCACGAGAAGACAATTAAAATTCAAGCTCAAAGCAGGCTTCAAACATTTTATGAATCGTTTGGTTTTAGACCTATTTCCGATATTTATTCAGATGAAGGGCTTCCCCACGTAGATATGCTAAAGACACCTTAG
- a CDS encoding PadR family transcriptional regulator, whose amino-acid sequence MRVLKYAILGLLDQKELSGYDITRLFKEEVGNFWSAKHSQIYPELKRLTEEGFIRYETVIQGKKLEKKMYSITEEGRAELSKWLTTIDPIPETTKDEFMLKAYFASSMSIEELKQQIDNQLSSRKVKLTFLKKRMDDLLEQVNHHITVSSPQFGHYLVLSRAQDRETSYINWLERTLNLIEKEQ is encoded by the coding sequence ATGAGAGTATTAAAATATGCAATATTAGGGCTCTTAGATCAGAAGGAGCTCAGCGGGTATGACATTACCAGACTTTTTAAAGAAGAGGTCGGTAATTTTTGGAGTGCTAAGCACAGCCAGATTTATCCCGAGTTAAAGCGATTAACAGAAGAGGGATTTATTCGCTATGAAACCGTGATTCAAGGCAAGAAATTAGAAAAAAAGATGTATTCGATAACGGAAGAAGGAAGGGCCGAGTTAAGCAAGTGGCTCACTACGATTGATCCTATTCCTGAAACAACTAAAGATGAATTTATGTTAAAAGCTTATTTTGCTTCATCCATGTCAATAGAAGAGTTAAAGCAACAAATAGATAATCAACTATCAAGCAGGAAAGTGAAGCTAACTTTTTTAAAGAAACGAATGGATGACCTTTTGGAACAAGTTAATCATCACATTACCGTTTCGTCTCCTCAATTTGGTCATTATTTGGTGCTTTCTCGCGCTCAAGACCGGGAGACAAGCTATATCAATTGGCTTGAACGTACGCTGAATTTAATTGAAAAAGAACAATAA
- a CDS encoding acyltransferase family protein produces MSAKEKKNRYIYSLDGLRAFAVMSVIAYHLGFGWASGGFLGVDVFFVLSGYLITSILLVQSWENPLKNLKHFWISRTRRLLPAVYVMVVLTAAWVILFNRPLLTTLRGDALSSIFYMSNWWFIFHKVSYFDSFGSPSPLKNLWSLAIEEQFYIVWPLVLLLGLKFIKKRGILSLFILAGVMASAILMSFLYEPGGDPSRIYYGTDTRLFALLIGCLLAFVWPMYRLSSKNLPAVGKQVLNAVSMVSFFVFILCVWSVDEYTHASFLYQGGMLLICLNAAVLVATISHPSSFLGKALSFKPLRWLGTRSYGIYLWHYPVIVLTTPVSEIGRPVYWHALLQVGLTFIIAELSYRYIEVPIRTRGFRYYFRHYHPRELFKWRNLSRSRQAVLGSLIFFLALFTADMTSFAISKQQKDETAAKETEVKIQTNHKENASTSVKDKNKAEDKKAENAEKTSGEEKSDAKEKQQPNSYRDVLAIGDSVMLDIAPNLKEMPLSITIDGKVGRQLNEALQLTPSYQAFNNPNSAVIIELGTNGYFTNEELEQLLKAFSHADVYLVNTRVPRSWESTVNKNLKAASEKFDNVTLVDWYSEASKHPEYFTSDGVHLVPEGSRALTKLIEERMNLEVKVESRS; encoded by the coding sequence ATGAGTGCAAAGGAAAAGAAAAATAGGTATATATATAGTTTGGATGGACTTCGAGCTTTCGCTGTTATGTCTGTCATTGCATATCACTTAGGATTTGGATGGGCATCTGGAGGATTTCTAGGAGTTGACGTTTTCTTTGTATTGTCAGGGTATTTAATTACCTCGATTTTACTGGTGCAATCTTGGGAAAATCCTTTGAAAAATTTGAAGCATTTTTGGATCAGCCGAACGAGAAGACTTCTTCCAGCTGTGTATGTGATGGTAGTATTAACTGCAGCGTGGGTTATTTTATTTAACCGGCCATTGTTAACAACGCTACGAGGCGATGCATTATCGTCTATTTTTTATATGAGTAACTGGTGGTTTATTTTTCATAAAGTTTCATATTTTGATAGTTTTGGATCACCGTCACCATTAAAGAACTTATGGTCACTTGCTATTGAAGAGCAGTTTTATATTGTGTGGCCACTTGTTTTATTGTTGGGTTTAAAGTTTATCAAAAAGAGAGGAATTCTTTCTCTATTCATTTTAGCTGGAGTAATGGCCTCAGCTATTCTAATGTCTTTTTTATATGAGCCAGGAGGAGATCCTAGCCGCATTTATTATGGAACCGATACTCGGCTGTTTGCCCTTTTAATCGGATGTTTACTTGCATTTGTCTGGCCGATGTATCGTTTATCATCAAAAAACCTTCCAGCCGTAGGCAAGCAAGTATTAAACGCGGTAAGTATGGTGAGTTTCTTTGTATTTATTCTCTGCGTATGGAGCGTTGATGAGTATACTCATGCATCTTTTCTTTATCAAGGTGGAATGCTGCTGATTTGTTTAAACGCTGCTGTACTGGTTGCAACGATTAGTCATCCTAGTAGTTTTTTAGGAAAAGCTTTGTCGTTTAAACCGCTTCGCTGGCTTGGCACTAGATCATACGGTATCTATTTGTGGCATTATCCGGTTATTGTTCTTACAACACCTGTATCCGAGATTGGCCGCCCGGTCTATTGGCATGCGCTGTTACAAGTAGGGCTTACATTTATCATTGCTGAACTTTCGTACCGTTACATCGAAGTGCCTATCCGCACACGCGGCTTTCGCTATTATTTCCGGCACTATCACCCGAGAGAGCTTTTTAAATGGCGTAATCTCTCTCGTTCGAGACAAGCGGTTTTGGGCAGTCTCATTTTCTTTTTGGCGTTGTTTACAGCGGATATGACAAGCTTTGCTATTAGTAAGCAACAAAAGGATGAAACGGCAGCAAAAGAGACAGAGGTTAAAATTCAAACGAATCATAAAGAAAATGCTTCAACTTCTGTCAAAGACAAGAACAAAGCGGAAGACAAAAAAGCAGAGAACGCGGAAAAGACTTCCGGGGAAGAAAAATCTGATGCAAAAGAAAAACAGCAGCCGAATTCTTACAGAGATGTTCTTGCGATTGGAGACTCGGTCATGCTGGATATTGCTCCTAATCTTAAAGAGATGCCGCTTAGTATTACGATTGACGGAAAAGTAGGAAGGCAGCTCAATGAAGCACTGCAGCTAACTCCTAGCTATCAAGCATTTAATAATCCGAACAGCGCAGTGATTATTGAGTTAGGAACAAACGGCTATTTTACAAATGAAGAACTTGAACAACTGTTAAAAGCTTTTTCACACGCGGACGTTTACTTAGTGAATACGCGCGTTCCTCGTTCCTGGGAAAGCACGGTGAACAAGAACTTGAAAGCTGCCTCTGAAAAGTTTGATAACGTCACGCTCGTAGATTGGTACTCAGAGGCTTCTAAGCACCCTGAATACTTTACATCAGACGGTGTCCATTTGGTACCTGAAGGATCAAGAGCATTAACAAAATTGATTGAAGAGCGTATGAATTTAGAAGTTAAGGTGGAAAGTCGTTCATAA
- a CDS encoding ABC transporter permease, producing MSKIDALWKQRFQQYLVDVRRYTKYILNDHIKLVLIFAIGGLAYYYQQWLSTLTPAFPSAVVIAILMGLILTMGQIQTFLKRPDLVFLLPLETKLQPYFKKSFWFTFTIQLYILLFATGAAAPLHVKVMHDSYSNVFVFFLLLLILKVVNLGMSWWAVWFEEKWAKWTDYIVRFFLNAVFTYFLFSHAYVFFTGVVAVIMIALAIYYRSLTKRKPIKWEKLIDLEEKRMGYFYRLANLFTDVPQVKERIKRRRYLDWLLTRIPFRQSATYHYLYTRTFLRSGDYLSLLVRLTVIGGFLIVAAPFQYGNVVVVLFVVYMTGFQLLPLWKQHKQILWLSLYPVEAKERKKAFLDVWKKALYVQILVLAIVVAFSNIVAALLSVAAGAIFIHLFVNAYVNKKLT from the coding sequence ATGAGTAAGATTGATGCATTATGGAAGCAACGATTTCAGCAGTATTTAGTGGATGTAAGAAGATATACAAAATATATCTTAAATGACCACATTAAATTAGTGTTAATTTTTGCGATTGGCGGTTTGGCCTACTATTATCAACAGTGGTTGAGTACATTAACACCTGCGTTTCCTTCGGCTGTAGTGATTGCGATACTTATGGGATTGATTTTAACCATGGGTCAAATTCAAACGTTTTTAAAACGACCTGATTTAGTCTTTTTACTTCCTTTGGAGACGAAGCTGCAGCCTTATTTTAAAAAATCTTTTTGGTTTACCTTTACGATTCAGCTTTATATTTTATTATTTGCAACTGGTGCAGCAGCGCCTCTTCATGTAAAAGTAATGCATGATTCTTACTCAAACGTTTTTGTGTTTTTTCTGCTATTACTCATCTTGAAAGTTGTAAACTTAGGCATGTCTTGGTGGGCCGTATGGTTTGAAGAAAAGTGGGCGAAGTGGACAGATTATATCGTCAGGTTTTTCTTGAACGCGGTTTTTACGTATTTCTTATTTTCGCATGCATACGTATTCTTTACAGGAGTCGTAGCGGTGATTATGATTGCGCTAGCCATTTATTATCGCTCCCTTACAAAAAGAAAGCCGATTAAATGGGAAAAGCTAATTGACTTAGAAGAAAAGCGCATGGGCTATTTTTATCGATTAGCTAATTTATTTACGGACGTTCCTCAGGTAAAAGAGCGAATCAAACGCCGTAGATATTTAGATTGGCTATTAACACGTATTCCATTTCGTCAAAGTGCCACTTACCATTACTTGTACACCAGAACATTTTTGCGATCAGGAGATTATTTAAGTTTGCTCGTTCGCTTAACTGTCATTGGCGGATTTTTAATTGTAGCTGCGCCGTTTCAATATGGCAATGTAGTGGTTGTTTTATTTGTTGTATACATGACGGGTTTTCAATTACTCCCGCTTTGGAAGCAGCACAAACAGATTTTATGGCTTTCTCTTTATCCGGTTGAAGCTAAAGAACGAAAAAAGGCATTTTTGGATGTATGGAAGAAAGCGCTGTATGTACAAATTCTTGTCCTCGCCATAGTGGTGGCTTTTTCTAATATAGTTGCTGCACTGCTTTCCGTGGCAGCAGGTGCTATATTTATTCACTTATTTGTAAATGCTTATGTAAATAAAAAATTAACGTAA
- a CDS encoding phosphatase PAP2 family protein, with protein sequence MVDSQTVSLYKKLMWAFGIAGLVFLGVLFAVSTNSFEGDHWLVSAIDGNTILQSASSVFHGLSFLASKVMIMVLLAVLLVFLFFKKDYIGMISAFLLILSGDIINKAVKDAVERGRPLEGIEGYSFPSGHAMMGILIYGLIIFFLTKHMNSQKVAKWYQFAITLIVLLIGVSRILLREHFLTDVLAGYSLGLMWLIVGIFFYTLVYAYVRPSAEKEFPKGM encoded by the coding sequence ATGGTAGATTCACAAACTGTATCCCTGTACAAAAAATTGATGTGGGCGTTTGGGATTGCGGGTCTCGTTTTTTTAGGAGTGTTGTTCGCCGTGTCGACGAATTCTTTTGAAGGAGATCACTGGCTTGTGTCAGCTATAGATGGTAATACCATTCTTCAGTCAGCGTCATCTGTTTTTCATGGCCTTTCTTTTTTAGCTTCAAAAGTGATGATTATGGTTCTTTTAGCTGTACTTCTCGTTTTTTTATTTTTCAAAAAGGACTATATCGGCATGATATCGGCATTTTTACTTATTTTAAGTGGTGATATTATTAATAAAGCAGTTAAAGATGCGGTAGAACGAGGACGTCCTCTTGAAGGCATCGAAGGCTACAGTTTTCCAAGCGGTCATGCGATGATGGGAATTCTTATCTACGGTCTGATTATCTTTTTTCTAACAAAGCATATGAACAGTCAAAAGGTAGCCAAGTGGTATCAGTTTGCAATTACTTTAATCGTTTTATTAATAGGTGTGAGCCGTATTCTATTAAGAGAACACTTTTTAACAGATGTCTTAGCTGGCTACAGCTTAGGGCTTATGTGGCTTATTGTAGGCATTTTCTTCTATACGCTTGTTTATGCGTATGTAAGGCCGTCAGCGGAAAAAGAGTTTCCAAAAGGCATGTAA
- a CDS encoding tryptophan transporter, whose amino-acid sequence MNTKVLVSLALLVGIGAVLHTVVPPILFGMKPDMMLTMMFLAILLFPSVKNVVLVSFTTAFISALTSSFPGGHIANLVDKPITAFVFFALFMLVKKATGIKTPVAAALTAVGTLVSGTVFLSAAALIVGLPGGNSVMALVAAVVLPATVVNTIVMVVIYPIVQSVLKRTSIKAKLS is encoded by the coding sequence ATGAATACAAAAGTTTTAGTTTCTTTAGCGTTATTAGTCGGAATTGGAGCGGTTCTCCACACGGTGGTACCTCCTATTTTATTTGGAATGAAGCCAGATATGATGTTAACAATGATGTTTTTAGCAATCCTGTTGTTTCCTAGCGTAAAAAATGTAGTACTAGTAAGCTTCACAACAGCTTTTATTTCTGCTTTAACGTCTAGTTTCCCGGGAGGACATATTGCAAACTTAGTTGATAAACCAATTACAGCATTTGTTTTCTTTGCATTATTTATGCTTGTGAAAAAAGCAACAGGCATTAAAACACCAGTGGCCGCTGCTTTAACAGCTGTTGGCACACTCGTATCAGGAACCGTATTCTTGTCAGCTGCCGCGCTAATCGTCGGCTTACCGGGCGGAAACAGCGTCATGGCACTTGTTGCTGCGGTTGTATTACCTGCAACAGTAGTGAATACAATCGTTATGGTCGTTATTTATCCAATTGTTCAATCCGTTCTAAAACGCACAAGCATCAAAGCAAAATTATCGTAA
- a CDS encoding HIT family protein — MSTHDENCIFCKIIRGEIPGAKVFENEHVLAFLDISQVTKGHTLVIPKVHKKDIHELTPEIARNLFEVVPQIANAIKETYSPIGLNILNNNGEKAGQSVFHYHMHIIPRYGEGDGFGAVWKEHTSEYTPQKLQEIAGNISSRLS; from the coding sequence ATGAGCACACATGATGAAAACTGTATTTTTTGCAAAATTATTCGCGGTGAAATTCCAGGTGCAAAAGTATTTGAAAATGAACATGTATTAGCTTTTTTAGACATTAGTCAAGTAACAAAGGGTCATACACTTGTGATTCCAAAAGTACATAAAAAAGACATTCACGAACTAACGCCGGAAATTGCGCGCAATTTATTTGAAGTGGTTCCTCAAATCGCTAATGCAATTAAAGAAACGTACAGCCCAATCGGCTTAAACATCTTAAATAATAACGGTGAAAAAGCTGGTCAATCCGTGTTTCATTATCATATGCACATTATTCCTCGCTACGGGGAAGGCGATGGATTCGGTGCTGTATGGAAAGAGCATACAAGCGAATACACGCCTCAAAAACTTCAAGAAATCGCTGGTAATATTTCTTCTCGCCTTTCTTGA
- a CDS encoding ABC transporter ATP-binding protein produces MGSLLQINNITGGYTKTPVLKDVSFDVNAGELVGLIGLNGAGKSTTIKHIIGLMEAKKGSVSINNKTFQQDPTGYRSQFTFIPETPVLYDELTLKEHLDMTAMAYGLEPQTYEARLQPLLKEFRLDRKLKWFPAHFSKGMKQKVMIMCAFLVQPSLYIIDEPFLGLDPLGIQSLLDLMTDMKKQGAGILMSTHILATAERYCDKFVILHNGEVRAQGTLKDLQEEFQMRNATLDEIYIELTKEEGYE; encoded by the coding sequence ATGGGTTCTTTATTGCAAATTAACAATATTACAGGGGGATATACAAAAACTCCCGTCTTAAAAGATGTATCGTTTGATGTAAATGCAGGTGAATTAGTTGGGTTAATCGGCTTAAACGGAGCCGGCAAAAGTACAACGATTAAACATATCATTGGATTAATGGAAGCAAAAAAAGGAAGTGTATCCATTAATAATAAAACCTTTCAACAAGACCCAACAGGTTATCGAAGTCAGTTTACGTTTATTCCAGAAACTCCTGTGCTATACGATGAATTAACATTAAAAGAACATTTAGATATGACAGCTATGGCTTATGGACTTGAGCCTCAAACATATGAAGCCCGTTTGCAGCCGCTTTTAAAAGAATTTCGTTTAGACCGGAAGTTAAAATGGTTCCCTGCGCATTTTTCAAAAGGAATGAAGCAGAAGGTTATGATTATGTGCGCTTTTTTGGTTCAGCCGTCTCTTTATATTATTGATGAACCTTTTTTAGGTTTAGACCCGCTTGGTATTCAATCTTTACTTGATTTGATGACAGATATGAAAAAGCAAGGTGCAGGCATTTTAATGTCCACACACATTTTGGCGACCGCGGAACGCTACTGTGATAAATTTGTTATTTTACATAACGGAGAAGTAAGAGCGCAAGGAACGCTTAAAGACCTTCAAGAAGAATTTCAGATGCGCAATGCTACTCTTGATGAAATTTATATTGAATTAACAAAGGAAGAAGGCTATGAGTAA
- a CDS encoding M20 family metallopeptidase: MNSKLHTLLEEKFDEMVQIRRYLHQYPEPSFKEFQTAAYIRSFYDKIGISYRANVGGNGIVASIQGGNPGPTVALRADFDALPIQDEKDVPYQSTVPGVMHACGHDGHTATLLVLAKALFEIRDSLPGKIVFIHQHAEEYAPGGAKSMIEDGCLDGVEAIFGTHLWSLTPTGVVQYRTGPIMAAADRFEITIKGAGGHGAQPHKTKDSIVIASQLVVNLQQIVSRRVNPIDSAVVSIGSFVAENAFNIIADSARLIGTVRTFNEDVRNDVEKEIERIVQGTCLTADASYELSYTRGYPSVVNHPEETAFLASAASQINEVHTVEETEPHMTGEDFSYYLQHIKGTFFFTGAQPEGVDAPYPHHHPKFDFNEKAMLIAAKTLGTAAVEYLREQAHSKNVIKAN; encoded by the coding sequence GTGAATTCCAAGCTACATACTTTACTTGAAGAAAAATTTGATGAAATGGTTCAAATCCGCCGATATCTGCATCAGTATCCAGAACCGTCTTTTAAAGAATTTCAAACCGCTGCCTACATTCGGTCTTTTTATGACAAAATCGGTATTTCTTACCGAGCAAATGTAGGAGGAAACGGCATTGTAGCAAGCATTCAAGGAGGAAACCCTGGTCCTACTGTAGCTTTGAGAGCCGACTTTGATGCCCTTCCTATTCAAGATGAAAAAGATGTACCATATCAATCAACTGTTCCGGGCGTGATGCATGCGTGTGGTCACGATGGTCATACGGCTACTCTTTTAGTCCTTGCTAAAGCGCTTTTTGAAATAAGAGATTCTCTCCCTGGTAAAATCGTCTTCATTCATCAGCACGCCGAAGAGTACGCTCCCGGAGGCGCCAAGTCCATGATTGAAGACGGATGCTTAGACGGTGTGGAAGCGATATTCGGAACGCATTTATGGTCATTAACTCCGACTGGTGTGGTTCAATATCGAACGGGCCCTATTATGGCTGCTGCTGATCGCTTTGAAATTACGATCAAAGGAGCAGGCGGACACGGTGCACAGCCCCACAAAACAAAAGATTCAATCGTCATCGCCTCTCAGCTTGTTGTTAATTTACAGCAAATTGTAAGCAGACGTGTAAACCCAATTGATTCAGCGGTTGTGAGCATAGGTTCTTTTGTAGCGGAAAATGCATTTAATATTATTGCTGATTCTGCTCGACTAATTGGAACGGTAAGAACATTTAATGAAGATGTACGAAATGATGTCGAAAAAGAAATCGAACGAATTGTCCAAGGTACATGCTTAACAGCTGATGCTTCTTATGAACTGAGTTATACGCGCGGCTATCCTTCCGTCGTAAACCACCCGGAAGAAACGGCCTTTCTTGCTTCTGCTGCTTCTCAAATCAATGAAGTTCATACAGTCGAAGAAACGGAGCCTCACATGACTGGGGAAGATTTCTCTTATTATTTGCAGCATATTAAAGGAACGTTCTTTTTTACAGGAGCTCAGCCAGAAGGTGTAGATGCTCCTTATCCTCATCATCATCCTAAATTTGATTTTAACGAAAAAGCAATGCTTATCGCAGCTAAAACGCTTGGTACGGCTGCTGTTGAGTATTTAAGAGAACAAGCTCATTCTAAAAACGTAATAAAAGCTAATTAA
- a CDS encoding antibiotic biosynthesis monooxygenase family protein, with protein MKIFITYGTGPYLQKLIDEHPSERLLLLHKDDDQFALVHETDGDTIFKEGHAYEVLDASGDLADSGFAVLNNISVTDEGRPLFEQRFSQRARLIESEPGFSAIRVLRPLQNDTYIIFTGWKDESSFSDWQSSKAYDEAHKKRGTSEGVDQQPSIFSRPSYVTSYHVVK; from the coding sequence ATGAAGATATTTATTACTTACGGAACAGGCCCTTACCTTCAGAAGTTGATCGACGAACATCCAAGCGAACGTTTATTACTGCTTCACAAAGATGACGATCAATTTGCACTAGTTCACGAAACAGATGGAGATACAATTTTTAAAGAAGGACATGCTTATGAAGTATTAGATGCTTCTGGAGATCTTGCAGATAGCGGATTTGCTGTACTAAATAATATTTCAGTTACAGATGAAGGCCGCCCTTTGTTTGAACAGCGATTTAGCCAACGAGCTCGTTTAATTGAAAGTGAACCGGGCTTCTCAGCTATTCGTGTGCTTCGTCCACTGCAAAATGACACATACATTATCTTTACAGGGTGGAAAGATGAAAGTTCATTTAGCGATTGGCAGTCTTCAAAAGCCTATGATGAAGCACACAAAAAACGCGGTACGTCAGAAGGCGTGGATCAGCAACCGTCGATTTTCTCTCGCCCTTCTTATGTGACCTCATACCACGTAGTTAAATAA
- the serC gene encoding 3-phosphoserine/phosphohydroxythreonine transaminase, with protein MITLNRAYNFNAGPSALPLPVLQLAQEELVNFKNTGMSVMELSHRSKEFEDVLTHAKETLTELLNIPDTHEILFLQGGASLQFSMIPMNFLAPDQVGAYVLTGSWSEKALKEAKKLGKTAVVASTKEENYRSIPALDDVKLPKEEIGYLHITSNNTIFGTQWADYPSIEGVDLIADMSSDILCRQIDVSKFSLIYAGAQKNLGPSGVTVVILKKELLKRIPEGLPTMLNYETHVKSNSLYNTPPTFGIYMLSLVLDWIKEQGGVKAIEAQNHKKAKLLYTSMERSNGFYTPHATEESRSIMNVTFTLPTDELTAAFLQQAKEKGFVGLAGHRSIGGCRASIYNAVPLEACEALAVFMDEFAQANA; from the coding sequence GTGATTACGTTAAACAGAGCTTATAATTTTAATGCAGGTCCGTCTGCGCTTCCCCTACCTGTCTTACAACTTGCTCAAGAGGAGCTAGTTAATTTTAAAAATACGGGTATGTCTGTGATGGAATTATCACATCGCAGCAAAGAGTTTGAAGATGTATTAACACATGCTAAAGAAACACTCACGGAATTGCTTAATATTCCAGATACACATGAAATTTTATTCCTGCAGGGCGGAGCAAGCCTGCAATTCTCTATGATTCCAATGAACTTTTTAGCTCCCGATCAAGTCGGTGCATATGTACTAACCGGATCATGGTCGGAAAAAGCATTAAAAGAAGCAAAGAAACTTGGAAAAACAGCAGTTGTTGCTTCTACTAAAGAAGAGAACTACCGCTCTATTCCAGCTTTAGATGATGTAAAGCTTCCAAAAGAAGAGATTGGGTACTTGCATATCACGTCTAACAATACCATTTTTGGTACACAATGGGCTGACTATCCTTCTATTGAAGGAGTAGACTTAATTGCCGACATGTCAAGCGACATTCTTTGCCGTCAAATTGATGTATCTAAGTTCTCACTCATTTATGCTGGTGCTCAGAAAAATCTCGGACCATCTGGTGTCACGGTTGTCATTTTGAAGAAAGAATTGCTTAAACGTATTCCTGAAGGTTTACCAACAATGCTGAATTATGAGACACACGTAAAGAGCAATTCTCTTTACAACACTCCTCCAACGTTTGGCATTTATATGCTTTCACTTGTTTTAGATTGGATTAAAGAACAAGGTGGCGTTAAAGCAATTGAAGCCCAAAATCATAAAAAAGCTAAGTTACTCTATACAAGCATGGAACGTTCAAATGGTTTCTATACCCCTCACGCTACAGAGGAAAGCCGATCAATTATGAACGTAACGTTTACTTTACCAACCGATGAGTTAACCGCTGCGTTTTTACAGCAAGCAAAAGAAAAAGGCTTCGTAGGATTAGCTGGACACCGTTCAATCGGCGGATGCCGCGCTTCTATTTACAATGCTGTACCGCTTGAAGCGTGTGAAGCTCTTGCCGTCTTTATGGATGAATTTGCACAGGCAAACGCATAA
- a CDS encoding EcsC family protein: MNTYEEKVLQEAEHWKFSMLKRPSKFQRTAKSLQLKINEKIPAKVHKIMTESIKKMVETTLVGSDFTTKKRDVSGLSFEEKEKRILELIPKYKKTAAVEGAGTGAGGLLLGAADFPLLLSIKMKCLFDIAATYGFDVKEKEERIYMLYIFHLAFCSDDHRTKLLEVVESWEEKKEELLELDWKAFQQEYRDYIDVVKMFQLMPGIGAVVGAYANYQLLDHLTKVAMNVYRFRILSSSQK; this comes from the coding sequence GTGAATACGTATGAAGAAAAAGTGTTACAAGAAGCTGAACATTGGAAATTCAGCATGTTGAAACGACCTTCTAAATTTCAACGGACCGCAAAATCTTTACAGCTTAAAATAAATGAAAAAATCCCTGCTAAAGTCCATAAGATTATGACTGAAAGCATAAAAAAAATGGTTGAAACCACGCTTGTTGGATCCGATTTCACCACTAAAAAAAGAGATGTTAGCGGTCTTTCGTTTGAAGAAAAAGAGAAAAGAATTTTGGAGCTCATACCTAAGTACAAAAAAACTGCTGCTGTAGAAGGAGCTGGTACTGGTGCAGGCGGTCTCCTTTTAGGTGCAGCAGATTTCCCGCTTCTTCTTTCCATAAAAATGAAGTGCTTATTTGACATTGCCGCTACGTATGGTTTTGATGTAAAAGAAAAAGAAGAACGCATTTATATGCTGTATATTTTTCATCTTGCCTTTTGCAGCGACGACCATAGAACTAAGCTGCTCGAAGTAGTAGAAAGCTGGGAGGAAAAGAAAGAGGAACTTCTTGAGCTTGATTGGAAAGCTTTTCAACAAGAATATCGCGATTACATTGATGTTGTGAAAATGTTTCAGCTGATGCCGGGAATCGGAGCTGTTGTAGGTGCATATGCTAATTATCAGCTTCTTGATCATCTCACAAAAGTAGCGATGAACGTCTATCGCTTTCGGATATTATCTTCGTCTCAAAAGTAG